The Cystobacter ferrugineus genome includes the window CCTTCGATGGCGCGCTCTACGCGGAGCTGGACATCAAGGCGGGCCCCGTGACGCTGACGCCCGGGCTGCGTGCCTCCGCCGCGCGCGTCTACGGGCAGAGCCGCTCCGCGTTCGATCCCCGGCTGTGGGTGCGCTTCCAGCCCACGGAGAAGACGGCCCTCAAGGGCAGCGTGGGCCTGTACAGCCAGGCGCCCGAGGCCTTCAACCTGGATCCCGCGCCGCTGGGCAATCCCAACCTGCTGCACGAGCGGGCCTTCCAGACGAGCCTGGGCGTGGAGCAGCAGCTCACCGACATCATCAGCGTGGACGTCACGGGCTATTTCAACCGGCGCTATGACCTGGTCGTCTCGCCGGGCAACACGGTGCAGAACGAGGATGGTTCGCTCACCCGCTACCCGTATTCCAACCAGGGGCTCGGGCGCGCGTACGGCATGGAGGTGTTGTTGCGGCACGCCGTGACGCGCGACTTCTTCGGCTGGCTGGCCTACACGCTCAACCGCTCCGAGCAGCGGCGCGCGGGAGGGGACGCTCAGTACCGGCTGACCACCTTCGATCAGACGCACATCCTCACGGCGGTGGCCAGCTACCGACTGCCGTGGTGGGGCCTCGAACTGGGCGCACGCATGCGCTACGTCACCGGCCGGCCCACCACGCCGCTACAGCACCTGTTCGATCGCTACGACGTGGACCGCAACCGCTACTACGGCTCCTATGGGGAGACGGACTCCGCGCGCTTCAAACCCTTCCAACAGCTCGATCTGCGGTTGGACAAGAATTGGGTCTTCCAGCGCTGGACGCTCAACGCCTACATCGATGTGCAGAACGTCTACAACGCCTCCAACGTGGAGGCGACCTTCTACGACTACCGCTACCGGGAGCAGTTCGAGGTGCCTGGCATCCCGATCCTCCCGGTCATCGGCGTCAAGGGGAGCTTCTGAGTCATGCGCCACCTGTCCGCCCTCCTGGGCTTGTTGCTCTGCTCCGCCTGTCTCGAGGTGCAGGACGTTCCCTCGAGCGTGAAGGATCTGCGCGTGCTCGCGATCCAGATGGAGCCGCCCGAGCTCTACTCCCCCATCTGCTCCACGGACCCGGCGGTGCTCGCCGCCACGTTCGCGCGTCCGGTGCAACTCAGCGCGCTCATCCCCGACCCGGCGGGTGACGGCCGCGAACTGGAATACGTCCTCGCCGCCTGTTCCTCGCAAAACGATGACACCTGCGAGGAGGATCGGGTGGAGCTCAAGCGCGGAGTCACCCGGGGCGGTGAGCTGCGATTGACCCTGTTTCCAGGCCCGGGCGCGGCCACCCTTCCGGACGGCACGCCCCTGGTGCAGCGGGTGCTCGAGGAGGACACGTACAGGGGATTGGGCGGCGTGCGTCTGCCCCTGGTGCTCGAGGTGCGCGGCGGGGACGAGCGCATCTTCGCCAGCAAGTTGATGGTGTACGACTGCCCGTTCTTCCCGGAGATGAAGCCCAACGTGCAGCCGCTGCTGCCGGATCCGCTGTTGGAGGGCGAGCCCTGGGTGGCGGACGTGCCGCGCGAGCTGTCCGGACCGGGTCCCTTCCGGATCGAGGCGCCGGACTTCTCCGCCCTGGAGGAGCCCTATGTGGTGCGCTCGTTCGAGTTGAAGCCGGTGCCCCTGGTCGAGTCCTGGCAGCTCGCATGGCACACCACGCTGGGGACCATCTCTCCCAACGAGACGGGGGGCGCGGATCCGGGCGGCGGCGAGGGGCGGCACCGCGTGGAGTGGCAGCCGCCGCGAGACGCCCAGGCCCAGGAGGTCCGCTTCTGGGTGGTGGTGCGGGATGGCCGCGGCGGCTCGTCCTGGATCTCGCGAACGGTGCGTTACACCCCCTGAAGGTCGTGGGCGGCCCATCGAGCGCCGGCCTGGCGCAGGGACTCGGCGGCGGAGGCCTCTGCGTCCCTGCTCGCGGAGAGTTCGATGACTTCGTCGAACGGCGAGCCCTCCGCGCCCGCGTCCGGAGTGACCTGGCCCGCGAACATCACCGTGCGCCGGCCGAGCGCCCGGGCCTCCTTCGCCAGGGCTCCCGGGCCCTTGCCGAGCGCCGTCTGCCGGTCGAAGCGGCCCTCTCCGGTGAGCACGACTCGTGCGGCGGCGAGCCGCTCGGACAGCCGCAGCGTCCGGGCCACCAGCGTGTACCCGGAAACGATCTTCCCCCGGGCCAACGCCACCAGGCCATAGCCGAACCCTCCCGCCGCGCCGCCACCCGGTGTCTGGACGAGTCCGGGCGAGAGGACCTCGGCGAAGCGGGCCAGGGCCGACTCCAGCTCCTCCACGGTCGCCGCGTCCGCTCCCTTCTGGGGGCCGAAGAGGCGCGCGGCTCCATCTGCTCCCAACAGCGGCGAGGTGACGTCCGTGGCCACGAGCAACTCCACCTCGGCGAGCCGGGGATGGGCACCGCTCGCCTCCACGCGAGCGAGCCGTTGGAGCGCCGCGCCTCCCGGGGGGAGGGGAGTGCCGCTCGCGTCGAGGAAGCGCCAGCCGAGCGCCGTGAGCGCCCCGCTGCCTCCATCTGTGGTGGCACTTCCTCCCAGTCCGAGGATGAGCCGCTGGCAGCCCCGCTCCAGCGCGTCCCGCATCAACTCGCCCGTCCCCGTGGTGGTGGCGCGCCGTGCGTCCCGCTCCCCGGCGGCGAGCAGCGACAGGCCGGAGGCGGCGGCCATCTCGATGACGGCGGTGCGTCCCCCGTCCAGCACACCATAGGTGGCCCGCACGGGCCGGCCGAGAGGTCCGGTGACGGTGCACGTCACGCGCTCGCCGCCCACGCCGGTGAGGAGCGCGTCCACGGTGCCGGGCCCGCCATCCGCGAGCGGCGCCACGTCCAGCTCCACCCCGGGCGCGCCCTGGCGCAGCCCCTCGGCGAGAGCAGTGGCGGCCTCGGTGGCCGTGAGGGTGCCCTTGAACTCCTGCGGGGCGACGAGCCAGCGGCTCATGGCTCCTCCGCCTCGGACCCGTTTGCGGAGAGGGCCTCCGCGTGCCAGTCGAGCAGCTCCCGGGGGCCCGTCAACGTGGGCCTCAGGCGCTGGGAGATGCGCTCCAGGCGTACCAGCAGGGTGCTCACCGTGTCCGCGGGCTGGCGGGCCGGGCCCCGGATGCGCTCGCAGAAGAAGGTGCGGCAGCCGAAGGGCCGGTCCGCGTACACGGTGCAGCGCTGGCCCTCGGCGTCCAGGTAGGGACAGCCGCCGTCCTTCCGGGGCGGGGGCAGTGGGTGGCGGCGCGCGAGCAGCAGCCATTCGGGCCACCACAGCCAGGGCTGGCGCCGGGTCTTCGCGAGCTGGCAGCACTCGCCACTGGCCGGGCAGGAGAAGGGGGCGTAGGCCGCGTCCGCCTGCCGGTAGACGGTGCGCAGCTCCTTGAGCGCCCGCTCCTCCTCGTGGGTGCCTCCGGGGGAGGGCCGCTCGTCGCCCTCTCCGCCGCCATCCTCGTCCCAGTCTCGGCCGCGCATGGAGTCCTCGGACTCGACTTTCGTCATTTTGAGGAGGGCGAGCAAGGAGCAGCCGAGCTGTGGGGAGGGACGGCCACTGGACTGGTGGGTGAGGCCGACCAGGACACTTCTTCTCGCGCGCACGCCTTCCGAGACGTTCCGAGGCAAACTCGGGGGTTTCCTCCGCGTCAGGGTTGAGGCGGTTTTTTATGAATGGTTGAAAAGGGCCTGCTCCGCTCCCTTGTTTCGCGGAAATGGTTGCGATACCGTGATATCGTAAATCCCCATGGCTACTTCCTCGTTCCCCCTATGTCTGGCGCACGGGGGACAGGAAGGCAGAAGGGCTTGGAGCCGTTTTGACTGAGGAGGGTATATGCCTATTGGTAATGGAATCAATAAGCCTCGTGACCCGCGGGTTGCTGCTTCAGCAGGGCAGAGCCCTCCGGCCCAATCGACCCACGGCGTGACTGGCGGCGCCCCGACCGGGACCGCGGCGAGCACGGTCCCGGGCACGATGGCGGCACAGCCCACCTCAGGGCAAGGTTCCCTCTCCGCCAGCACCTCCAGCGTGCACCAGGATGGGCTCGACAAACCAAAGCCTCATGGCCGGGACGCCGCCACTGCGGCCAGGCCTCCGACGACAGAAGACCTCCGCTTGCTGAACGCGCGGCGCGACTCCGTGCTGCCCACGAGCCGCCGCGAGGTGGCGGACACCGCTTCCCCTGGAGGTGCTGGGACCGCTTCCTCCCCGCTGCATCAGGCGGTGTTGGATAAGGATATTGATCAGGTGCGAGCCTTGATTTCAGCGGGCGTGCGGCCGACAGCCTTGGACGAATCCCGGAGATCACCTCTTGATCTCCTCGATTCCATGTCGCTGGACCCTTCGACAAAGCAACAGCTTCGCCACGAACTCCTTGTCTCGAAAAACCCGACGGCACCAACCCATTATACCAAATGGGAGGCCGGGCACGGAAGTCCATGGGGGTTGGAAATCCTTGGTTCCGGCGAGCTGAAAGGAGGCGTGAACGATGCCAAGGGAGGTGCTGAGTCGCTCGAGGGAATGGTCTTCTTCTCGGACCGGACGCCTGAGCGTTCAACGGACAGCACGACGCGAGACAACTTGCGAAGCAAAGCAAGACTCTATGCGGAAGGCAAGGGAACGAAGCCTTCTTCGGCCGTCAACCGTGCTTTGCAATACAAGATGACCCAGGCGATGCAAGCGGCCACGGACAAAGGGACGCAACTGAATCTGACGCAAAAACCGATTCAGATCAGCGTTGACTCCATGGACGAGGTCCGTGCCGCGATCAAGACGCAAATGCAGTCAATATTGACTGACAACAGCTTCGTGCTTCCCGGATTGACGAAGATGTCGCCCGAGCAGATAAGCAGCAAATTGAAGTTTCCCAGCGAGATTACGGTTTCGTCACGAGATGGGGCAGAGCGGAAGATCATCGGAGATGAACTCGCCCGCCTTTATGCGGAGCTCGGTGGCGAACTGAAGTCGGATCTTGAAAATGGCAAGGCACCGTTCCTTGGATTGATCAACAATGGGGCAATCGTGCCTATGGTCTTCGGGTTCGAGAAGATCTCGGGACTGAAGAGCCACACCATTTCTGGGGCTCCGAATGAGGCTCCTAAACAGTTTTCGTATCAGAACAAGAATCATCCGCTCGGTGGTTCGGAGGCGGGCGGCAAGCTGAAGGAAATCGAGCTGCGGGACTTGAAGGATCTGGCGACGCTGCAATTGGGGTGCCTTGCCAAGGGGATCGAAATTCCCCCGGATGTTGTCATTCGCATCAATCCCGCCGCTGGGATCAAATCTCGTACCGGCGTTAAGGCGCAATATCTGACGAGGGATCAAGTCGAGGGGTTCAATTCCCGTCTGTTGCAGGAAATAGCGAGCGCCACACAATTGCCCCCGGGCGAAGTGTCCGCTGCTCTCGCGAAGGCCCCCATCAGCAGGCTGCAAACCATCAATGGTGATTTGCGCGAGCGTCCACTCGATACCTTTGTCCCCGAGCGCCGTTCTGGCGACGAGTTCATTCCGTGATTCGAGGGGGCTTCCTCGGCCGAGCGCCGCATGAACCGCGGCTCTCGGCTGGCTGACAAGGGCGAGAGCCGGGTCAGAGCACCCGCAGCACGAAGCACTTGAGGTAGCGCGTCTCGCGCAGGTTCAACAACACGGGGTGATCCTTTCCCGCGCCCCGCTTCTCGACGATCTGCACCCGCCGCTTCGCGTCCGCCGCCGCCGAGGCCAGCATGTCCTCGAAGCCCTGTTCGTCGATGTGGTACGTGCAGCTCGCGGAGATGAGGTAGCCGCCCGGCCGCAGGAGCTGGATGGCGCGCAGGTTGATCTCCTTGTAGCCGCGCAACGCTCCGGGGATGGCGTCCTTGTTCTTGGCGAACGAGGGCGGGTCCAACACGATGGTGTCGAAGCGCTTGCCCTCGTCCAGCGCGTCGCGCAGGTAGTCGAAGGCGTTGGCCACCACCACGTCCACGTTGGAGAGCTTGTTGGCCGCCGCGTTCGCGCGAAGTTGGGCCGCCGCCACGTCCGAGATCTCCACCGCCGTGACGCTCCTGGCCCGGGTGGCCAACTGCAGCGCGAAGCCGCCCACGTAGGAGAAGCAGTCCAGCGCCTCGCCGAAGGCGTACTGCGACGCCATGACATGGTTCTCCCGCTGGTCCAGGAACGAGCCCGTCTTCTGTCCCTC containing:
- a CDS encoding glycerate kinase; the encoded protein is MSRWLVAPQEFKGTLTATEAATALAEGLRQGAPGVELDVAPLADGGPGTVDALLTGVGGERVTCTVTGPLGRPVRATYGVLDGGRTAVIEMAAASGLSLLAAGERDARRATTTGTGELMRDALERGCQRLILGLGGSATTDGGSGALTALGWRFLDASGTPLPPGGAALQRLARVEASGAHPRLAEVELLVATDVTSPLLGADGAARLFGPQKGADAATVEELESALARFAEVLSPGLVQTPGGGAAGGFGYGLVALARGKIVSGYTLVARTLRLSERLAAARVVLTGEGRFDRQTALGKGPGALAKEARALGRRTVMFAGQVTPDAGAEGSPFDEVIELSASRDAEASAAESLRQAGARWAAHDLQGV
- a CDS encoding YkgJ family cysteine cluster protein, producing MRGRDWDEDGGGEGDERPSPGGTHEEERALKELRTVYRQADAAYAPFSCPASGECCQLAKTRRQPWLWWPEWLLLARRHPLPPPRKDGGCPYLDAEGQRCTVYADRPFGCRTFFCERIRGPARQPADTVSTLLVRLERISQRLRPTLTGPRELLDWHAEALSANGSEAEEP
- a CDS encoding ankyrin repeat domain-containing protein; this translates as MLNARRDSVLPTSRREVADTASPGGAGTASSPLHQAVLDKDIDQVRALISAGVRPTALDESRRSPLDLLDSMSLDPSTKQQLRHELLVSKNPTAPTHYTKWEAGHGSPWGLEILGSGELKGGVNDAKGGAESLEGMVFFSDRTPERSTDSTTRDNLRSKARLYAEGKGTKPSSAVNRALQYKMTQAMQAATDKGTQLNLTQKPIQISVDSMDEVRAAIKTQMQSILTDNSFVLPGLTKMSPEQISSKLKFPSEITVSSRDGAERKIIGDELARLYAELGGELKSDLENGKAPFLGLINNGAIVPMVFGFEKISGLKSHTISGAPNEAPKQFSYQNKNHPLGGSEAGGKLKEIELRDLKDLATLQLGCLAKGIEIPPDVVIRINPAAGIKSRTGVKAQYLTRDQVEGFNSRLLQEIASATQLPPGEVSAALAKAPISRLQTINGDLRERPLDTFVPERRSGDEFIP